A single Dechloromonas denitrificans DNA region contains:
- a CDS encoding OmpA family protein gives MRTSLPVTLLLSTLLAACVSTKDIPPSKHIPQTGSLKVHPGLLGQPVPPELQPEPRPAGTNLVSASPAAERAETPIRMDEAGLRTQRSVYFDYKSADLKADYDPALRAHARYLASNPNARLRIEGNADERGSADFNRRLGLKRAETVRSTLIGHGAPEKQVLIKSLGESSPKLKGHDEESWAENRRADVIYEKEQ, from the coding sequence ATGCGCACCTCCCTGCCGGTCACCCTCCTGCTGTCCACCCTGCTTGCCGCCTGTGTTTCAACCAAGGACATTCCGCCCAGCAAGCATATTCCCCAGACCGGCTCGCTCAAGGTGCATCCGGGACTGCTTGGCCAGCCGGTACCGCCGGAGCTCCAGCCGGAACCCCGGCCAGCCGGCACCAACCTGGTCAGCGCCAGCCCGGCTGCCGAGCGCGCCGAAACGCCGATCAGGATGGACGAGGCCGGCCTGCGCACCCAGCGTAGCGTTTATTTCGATTACAAGAGCGCCGACCTCAAGGCCGACTACGATCCGGCCTTGCGCGCCCATGCCCGCTACCTGGCCAGCAATCCGAACGCCCGGCTGCGCATCGAAGGCAATGCCGACGAACGCGGCAGCGCCGATTTCAACCGGCGCCTCGGTCTGAAACGGGCCGAAACCGTCCGCTCAACGCTGATCGGCCATGGCGCTCCGGAAAAGCAGGTGCTGATCAAGTCGCTCGGCGAATCGAGTCCGAAGCTGAAGGGCCATGACGAAGAATCGTGGGCCGAAAATCGCCGGGCCGACGTGATTTACGAAAAGGAACAATGA